From Paenibacillus graminis, a single genomic window includes:
- a CDS encoding MBL fold metallo-hydrolase: MSKADLITWEGGIIQVSVPMDPPLRQVNSYILPDRNGQLTVVDPGPHTPEAEAAWEVVLQELHSSWSNIRDIVVTHHHPDHYGLAGWLQSRSGGKVWMSERAHGEARLTWGAEAVLNEALPLFFLRYGMPEDWVQGIREHLERFLPQVTPQPEVAYINAAEPFIMGSRKWQPLLTGGHAPGHVSFYHGGSGQILCGDAVLPQISPNVSLQPGSDPQPLRTFMEGLRELRSLRVTRAFPGHREPFTGFTERADSLLRHHEERLDQTAALLAGGPLSGFAVCEALFRSRVSSAHQMRFAMSEALAHLAELVRRERAEVTGPEPGGVTMFAAVK, translated from the coding sequence ATGTCAAAGGCAGACCTGATTACATGGGAAGGCGGCATCATTCAGGTGTCTGTTCCGATGGACCCGCCGCTGCGCCAGGTGAACAGCTATATTCTGCCTGACCGGAACGGACAGCTTACGGTAGTTGACCCAGGGCCGCATACGCCTGAGGCGGAAGCGGCGTGGGAAGTTGTGCTTCAGGAGCTGCACAGTTCCTGGAGCAACATTCGTGACATCGTGGTTACGCATCATCATCCGGACCATTACGGCCTTGCCGGCTGGCTGCAGTCCCGCAGCGGAGGCAAGGTCTGGATGTCGGAACGGGCCCATGGCGAAGCCCGGCTGACCTGGGGGGCGGAGGCGGTTCTGAATGAAGCGCTGCCGCTGTTCTTCCTCCGCTACGGCATGCCGGAGGATTGGGTGCAGGGGATCAGGGAGCATCTGGAGCGCTTCCTGCCCCAGGTTACTCCGCAGCCGGAGGTGGCCTATATCAACGCGGCGGAGCCGTTCATCATGGGCAGCCGCAAATGGCAGCCGCTGCTAACCGGCGGACATGCGCCGGGGCATGTATCCTTTTACCACGGCGGCAGCGGGCAGATTCTCTGCGGCGATGCTGTGCTGCCGCAGATTTCGCCCAATGTCAGCCTGCAGCCGGGCAGCGATCCACAGCCGCTGCGCACCTTCATGGAGGGGCTGCGCGAGCTGCGCAGCCTCCGGGTGACCCGTGCGTTCCCGGGACACCGGGAGCCGTTCACGGGCTTCACGGAGCGGGCGGACAGCCTGCTGCGCCATCACGAAGAGCGGCTGGATCAGACAGCCGCTCTGCTTGCGGGCGGCCCGCTCAGCGGCTTCGCGGTATGCGAAGCGCTGTTCCGCAGCCGCGTGTCCAGCGCGCACCAGATGCGGTTCGCTATGAGCGAGGCGCTGGCGCATCTGGCCGAGCTGGTGCGCCGGGAGCGGGCGGAAGTCACCGGGCCGGAGCCCGGCGGAGTGACGATGTTCGCGGCCGTCAAGTAA
- a CDS encoding class I SAM-dependent methyltransferase, with protein sequence MGEWYEDSFGEDYLIVYRHRDFGGARREVEKMIGWLELPQGAKVLDLCCGMGRHSLALAEAGYEVTGVDLSEALLREARAQTGAEAVTWIRSDMRRLPLEGGFAAVVNLFTSFGYFEEDEEQVKVLREIHRMLVPGGKFIVDFLNPAYVIRHLVPHSVREDGDNLIDESRRIEDGYVKKDIILTSKSGGAPRKYHERVKLYPLEKFREMIAAAGLQLEAVHGSYEEDEYDAEVSRRMIFMGVRP encoded by the coding sequence ATGGGCGAGTGGTATGAGGATAGCTTTGGCGAGGATTATTTAATTGTATACAGGCATAGGGATTTCGGCGGGGCACGGCGTGAGGTGGAGAAAATGATTGGATGGCTGGAGCTGCCGCAAGGCGCTAAAGTGCTGGATTTATGCTGCGGTATGGGCCGCCATTCCCTGGCGCTTGCGGAAGCGGGCTATGAGGTTACGGGTGTGGATCTATCCGAAGCGCTGCTCCGTGAAGCACGGGCGCAGACCGGGGCCGAAGCCGTCACCTGGATACGTTCGGATATGCGCAGGCTGCCGCTTGAAGGCGGTTTTGCCGCTGTGGTAAATTTATTTACTTCGTTTGGATATTTTGAAGAGGATGAGGAGCAGGTCAAGGTACTGCGGGAAATTCACCGCATGCTGGTGCCGGGCGGCAAATTCATTGTTGATTTCTTGAATCCGGCCTATGTAATCCGCCACCTGGTTCCGCACTCAGTCCGTGAGGACGGGGACAACCTGATTGATGAGTCGCGGCGGATTGAGGACGGCTATGTTAAGAAGGATATCATCCTGACCTCGAAGTCAGGCGGTGCCCCCCGGAAGTATCATGAACGGGTCAAGCTGTATCCGCTGGAGAAATTCCGCGAGATGATTGCCGCTGCAGGTCTTCAACTGGAGGCCGTGCACGGCAGCTATGAGGAGGATGAGTATGACGCCGAGGTCTCGCGGCGGATGATCTTTATGGGCGTGCGTCCCTAA